From the Chloroflexus aurantiacus J-10-fl genome, one window contains:
- a CDS encoding nucleotidyltransferase substrate binding protein, with translation MTTPINTDHLQNTLRALETAYSMYQRAVEEQEPTTQEVLRMAIIKGFELAQEVSFRLIRRRLRDFGYGIRRLEATPVRELLRLAAQHSLLSIPEVERWFTYRDNRNSTAHDYGDAFVQQTLTLLPDFIRDAYALAERLRTGKTIVEDDL, from the coding sequence ATGACGACGCCAATCAATACCGATCATCTGCAGAACACATTACGTGCGCTGGAGACGGCATATTCTATGTATCAGCGTGCCGTGGAAGAGCAGGAACCGACGACGCAGGAAGTCTTGCGGATGGCGATCATCAAGGGTTTTGAACTGGCTCAGGAGGTCTCGTTCCGGCTGATCCGGCGCCGCCTGCGCGATTTCGGCTACGGCATTCGCCGACTAGAAGCAACGCCGGTACGCGAGTTGCTACGCCTCGCCGCCCAACACTCTCTGCTGTCCATCCCTGAAGTTGAGCGTTGGTTTACCTATCGCGATAATCGCAACAGCACGGCTCACGATTACGGTGACGCCTTTGTTCAGCAAACGTTGACACTGTTGCCTGATTTCATCCGCGATGCGTATGCACTGGCAGAACGTCTCCGTACCGGCAAAACCATTGTCGAAGATGACCTATGA
- a CDS encoding nucleotidyltransferase family protein: MTKPYLDLPAQYLAQVRTILQTYVPEYEVWAYGSRVRGEAFAASDLDLVVRNPRHLSQPCDHIVALREAFVASNLPIRVDVVDWARIPPSFHHEIERGYVVVQPAMSTDNVRED, encoded by the coding sequence ATGACCAAGCCATACCTTGATCTACCCGCCCAATATCTCGCCCAGGTACGCACGATTTTGCAAACATACGTCCCCGAATACGAGGTTTGGGCCTACGGCAGCCGGGTGCGGGGCGAGGCATTTGCCGCCAGTGATCTCGATCTGGTGGTGCGGAACCCTCGTCATTTGTCACAGCCGTGTGACCATATCGTTGCACTACGGGAAGCGTTTGTCGCCAGTAATCTCCCGATTCGGGTTGATGTGGTGGATTGGGCACGGATTCCGCCTTCATTCCATCACGAGATTGAACGCGGGTATGTGGTGGTGCAACCGGCAATGAGTACCGACAACGTCCGGGAAGATTGA
- a CDS encoding transglycosylase domain-containing protein, translating into MTRRPRPRLPRFRRRKPLPPPWPIRGLLIVGRWLNRLFFTLLVLVLMGMMGLMGLYLYYGRDLPPPELIDQYRSFENTRIYARDGVTLLYEVIGPGVRVPVALERIPQILRDATVAVEDANFYTNPGVDLPSIVRAFWQNVNAGETVSGASTITMQLVRAILLTPEEAQQQTIERKIREAILAIRVGQEYSKEQILSLYLNEVYYGAQAYGVEAAAQRYFGKHVWELSRGEATLLAGLPQSPSNYNPFENLPSARARQRIVLNQMVDAGFISPAEAESIFAEPIRLVRPTVSIQSPHFVFYVYDLLVAQFGEEMVNRGGLRVITTLDPFWQAQAEQVAAEQIATLRARNASNAGVVMLAPDGQILAMVGSVDYNAPDGQVNVTLALRQPGSALKPFIYAAALQRGWTAATVLWDVPTRWQMNGVVYEPRNYDGRFRGPVRLRLALANSLNIPAVKALEFVGVETFVDLMSQFGVSSFTDPSRYGLAMALGSNEVRLLELTGAYAGLQAGGRQLRPVAILRVTNSRGEMLHTWQPPPVKPLLGPQSEQIAFLISDILSDNAARRLVFGRNNVMELPGIQAAVKTGTSNDYRDSWAIGYTSAVVIGVWVGNNDNQPMAEVAGANGAGLIWRELMLRYHANREAKSFIPPDGVVEQPVCAETGGPPTPECPQVITERFVAGTGPVSNITYQTVRVAGDGSCLATTYTPPEEVRLETFPVYPTEVADWARRNGRTPPTGYCPPPREPDRAVALLDLAENSVITNTLVFIQGTARGPFILDIGSGGDPTDWQVLGQSSQPVEQGLLGMWNAGAWPTGTYTVRLRVTLADGAVIEERRQVTYAP; encoded by the coding sequence ATGACACGGCGTCCTCGTCCACGTTTACCACGTTTTCGACGGCGAAAGCCGTTACCGCCACCCTGGCCGATTCGGGGCCTGCTGATTGTTGGGCGTTGGCTCAATCGGCTCTTTTTTACGCTGTTGGTGTTGGTATTGATGGGAATGATGGGGCTGATGGGCCTGTATCTCTACTACGGTCGCGATTTGCCGCCGCCGGAGCTGATCGATCAGTACCGTAGCTTCGAGAATACGCGCATCTACGCCCGCGATGGCGTTACGCTGTTGTACGAGGTGATTGGGCCAGGGGTACGGGTGCCAGTAGCGCTGGAGCGTATTCCCCAGATTTTACGCGATGCAACGGTAGCAGTTGAAGATGCGAATTTCTATACCAATCCTGGGGTGGATTTGCCGAGTATTGTGCGGGCTTTCTGGCAAAATGTGAACGCTGGTGAGACCGTTTCAGGCGCCAGTACGATTACTATGCAGTTGGTGCGGGCAATTTTACTGACGCCTGAAGAAGCTCAGCAGCAGACAATTGAACGTAAAATTCGCGAAGCAATTCTGGCGATTCGGGTTGGGCAGGAGTATAGTAAGGAACAGATACTCTCGCTCTATCTGAACGAGGTGTATTACGGTGCGCAGGCGTATGGGGTTGAGGCGGCAGCCCAACGTTACTTTGGTAAGCATGTCTGGGAATTGAGTCGCGGTGAGGCAACCCTGCTGGCCGGTTTGCCGCAGTCGCCCTCGAACTACAATCCGTTTGAGAACCTGCCATCGGCGCGTGCCCGTCAGCGCATTGTGCTGAATCAGATGGTTGATGCCGGTTTCATCAGCCCCGCCGAAGCCGAGTCGATCTTTGCCGAGCCGATTCGGTTAGTGCGCCCCACCGTTTCTATTCAGTCGCCCCATTTTGTCTTTTACGTCTACGACCTGCTCGTCGCGCAATTCGGCGAGGAGATGGTGAATCGTGGCGGTTTGCGCGTGATCACCACGCTTGACCCGTTTTGGCAGGCGCAGGCCGAACAGGTTGCCGCCGAACAGATCGCAACCCTGCGCGCCCGCAATGCCAGCAATGCCGGTGTGGTCATGCTCGCCCCTGATGGTCAGATTCTGGCAATGGTGGGGAGTGTTGATTATAACGCGCCTGATGGTCAGGTGAATGTAACCCTGGCCCTCCGTCAGCCTGGATCGGCGTTGAAGCCGTTTATTTACGCTGCTGCCTTGCAGCGGGGGTGGACAGCGGCAACCGTACTCTGGGATGTACCGACGCGCTGGCAGATGAATGGGGTGGTGTACGAGCCGCGCAATTATGATGGCCGCTTCCGCGGGCCGGTGCGTCTGCGCCTGGCACTGGCGAATTCGCTCAATATTCCGGCGGTGAAGGCGCTGGAGTTTGTCGGCGTAGAAACGTTTGTCGATTTAATGAGTCAGTTTGGGGTGAGCAGTTTTACCGATCCCAGCCGCTACGGGCTGGCAATGGCGTTAGGGAGTAACGAAGTGCGCCTGCTGGAGCTGACCGGCGCTTATGCTGGACTACAGGCAGGGGGGCGCCAGCTCCGACCGGTAGCTATTTTGCGCGTGACAAATAGTCGGGGTGAGATGTTGCATACCTGGCAGCCACCCCCTGTTAAGCCGTTGCTTGGCCCGCAGAGCGAACAAATTGCATTTCTGATCAGTGATATTCTGAGCGACAATGCGGCGCGCCGGCTGGTCTTTGGGCGCAACAATGTGATGGAATTGCCGGGTATTCAGGCCGCAGTGAAGACCGGTACCAGTAATGATTATCGCGATTCCTGGGCAATTGGCTATACCAGTGCTGTGGTAATCGGGGTATGGGTGGGGAATAACGATAATCAGCCGATGGCGGAAGTGGCCGGTGCTAACGGCGCCGGTCTGATCTGGCGTGAGTTGATGTTGCGCTACCACGCCAATCGGGAGGCAAAGTCCTTCATACCGCCTGACGGAGTCGTCGAACAGCCGGTGTGTGCCGAGACCGGTGGCCCCCCTACTCCGGAGTGTCCCCAGGTCATTACCGAACGTTTCGTTGCCGGTACCGGGCCGGTGAGCAATATCACCTATCAAACGGTGCGTGTAGCCGGTGATGGCTCGTGTCTGGCAACGACATATACCCCGCCCGAAGAGGTGCGCCTGGAGACGTTCCCCGTCTACCCTACCGAAGTCGCCGATTGGGCGCGCCGCAATGGCCGGACACCACCGACCGGATATTGTCCGCCACCCCGCGAGCCGGATCGCGCTGTTGCCCTGCTCGACCTCGCCGAGAATAGTGTGATTACCAATACCCTGGTCTTTATCCAGGGTACTGCTCGCGGTCCCTTTATTCTTGACATTGGCAGCGGTGGCGATCCAACCGACTGGCAGGTGCTGGGGCAGAGCAGCCAGCCGGTTGAGCAGGGGTTGCTTGGGATGTGGAATGCCGGTGCCTGGCCAACCGGTACGTATACCGTTCGGCTACGAGTCACCCTGGCCGATGGGGCCGTGATCGAAGAGCGCCGACAGGTGACCTACGCGCCGTGA
- a CDS encoding glycoside hydrolase family 31 protein, producing MSQAPARVGLTDTRYFMPLSRLGAVQSIERGILAALDHEWLRVEWIREDIVRLKISRGGHFDEHPSYAVCVDLNHAPIPPFTVAETTTSLVLRSARLEVIIGRDPFTITIRRSDGSSVMTTATGPDGRPWAYATLNDAFAFHRVCARDDAFLGLGEKTGRLNRKGRDFILWNNDVLSPHGEAEFAVGRDPADPRTKNTSTEFDPYYISIPFFYHLDQTGNAAGFFLDNPYRVHVDFSPAETYGICALGGQYTEYVLAGPRIADILEGFTWLTGRLAPPPIWALGYHQCRWHRYSQADILTLAARHRERRIPCDTLWLDIEHMDGYRVFTWNHELFPDPTALARQLYEQGFRLITIVDPGVKVDPDFALFREGVAHDLFCRAASGELYIGQVWPGRTAFPDFVKPEARTWWGEQNARHAQLGIAGIWNDMNEPATGDIPPYAMRFNGGREPHERYHNQYALLMAMATVEGLHTAFPNQRTFVLSRAGFAGIQRYAANWMGDNCARWDHLWMSMPMAMGTALSGQAFIGADIGGFAGDTQPELFARWMQCAALTPFCRNHSAYGHIDQYVWSFGPAIEQIARNAIELRYRLMPYLVTAFMRTVETGEPVQQPLVFAYQYDRLTLEIDDQFLVGRDLLAAPVYTPGTTSRQLYLPAGEWYDWHTDTRYAGEQFVVIPAPLDRLPLFARGGAVIPLWPDAPASTMGYYPETIELHLFIPTHDGVYTAELHEDDGLTLAFQQGAYYRTLFRVERRGQELTISGSTRGDGFAECARTSFTLVVHGATPAMAVVNGTPQAFVNGRTTFTNRGEAFVVSFTV from the coding sequence ATGTCGCAAGCCCCGGCACGGGTAGGACTGACCGATACCCGCTATTTTATGCCGTTATCCCGGCTTGGTGCCGTCCAGTCCATTGAACGAGGCATTCTTGCCGCACTCGACCATGAGTGGCTACGGGTGGAATGGATTCGCGAAGATATTGTGCGTTTGAAGATCAGTCGTGGCGGTCATTTTGATGAGCATCCGTCGTATGCCGTCTGCGTTGATCTGAATCATGCGCCGATACCGCCATTTACCGTCGCCGAAACGACGACATCGCTGGTGTTGCGCAGTGCGCGGCTGGAGGTGATCATCGGTCGTGATCCGTTTACGATTACGATCCGGCGGAGCGATGGTAGTTCGGTGATGACCACCGCAACCGGACCTGATGGGCGGCCATGGGCGTATGCAACGCTCAATGATGCCTTCGCGTTTCATCGAGTTTGTGCCCGTGATGATGCCTTTCTCGGTTTGGGTGAGAAGACCGGACGCCTGAATCGGAAAGGGCGGGATTTTATCTTGTGGAATAACGATGTACTGAGTCCGCATGGTGAAGCCGAATTCGCCGTCGGTCGTGATCCCGCCGATCCGCGCACGAAGAATACCAGCACGGAGTTCGATCCCTATTACATCTCAATTCCGTTTTTCTACCATCTCGATCAGACGGGGAATGCTGCCGGTTTTTTTCTTGACAATCCATACCGGGTGCATGTCGATTTTTCGCCTGCCGAGACCTACGGCATCTGTGCGTTGGGTGGTCAATACACAGAGTATGTGCTGGCCGGGCCACGGATTGCCGATATTCTCGAAGGATTCACCTGGTTAACCGGTCGGCTGGCGCCGCCACCAATCTGGGCGCTTGGCTACCATCAATGTCGCTGGCACCGCTATAGTCAGGCTGACATCCTGACTCTCGCAGCCCGACATCGTGAACGACGCATCCCGTGCGATACACTCTGGCTCGATATCGAGCATATGGATGGCTATCGCGTATTCACCTGGAATCACGAATTGTTCCCCGATCCGACAGCCCTCGCTCGCCAGTTGTACGAACAGGGCTTTCGCCTGATCACAATTGTCGATCCCGGCGTGAAGGTCGATCCCGATTTTGCGTTATTCCGCGAGGGGGTGGCGCACGATCTGTTCTGTCGAGCGGCCAGTGGTGAGTTGTACATCGGGCAGGTCTGGCCCGGTCGCACGGCGTTCCCTGATTTTGTGAAACCGGAAGCACGTACCTGGTGGGGCGAGCAGAATGCACGTCACGCGCAGTTGGGCATTGCCGGTATCTGGAATGACATGAACGAACCGGCAACCGGTGATATTCCGCCGTATGCGATGCGCTTCAACGGTGGCCGCGAACCGCACGAACGCTATCACAATCAGTACGCATTGTTGATGGCGATGGCGACGGTGGAAGGATTACACACTGCCTTCCCCAACCAGCGCACGTTTGTGCTGTCACGGGCCGGCTTTGCCGGGATTCAACGGTATGCCGCTAACTGGATGGGTGACAATTGTGCGCGTTGGGATCATCTCTGGATGAGTATGCCGATGGCCATGGGGACAGCGCTATCCGGGCAGGCATTTATCGGCGCTGATATTGGCGGGTTTGCCGGTGACACCCAACCCGAACTTTTTGCCCGCTGGATGCAGTGTGCCGCGTTGACGCCATTCTGTCGCAATCACAGCGCCTACGGCCACATCGATCAGTATGTCTGGTCGTTTGGGCCGGCTATCGAGCAGATTGCCCGCAACGCGATTGAATTACGCTATCGCCTCATGCCCTATCTGGTCACGGCCTTCATGCGAACCGTGGAAACCGGTGAACCGGTACAGCAACCGCTGGTCTTCGCCTATCAATACGACCGCTTAACTCTCGAGATAGACGATCAATTTCTGGTAGGGCGCGACCTGCTGGCTGCGCCGGTGTATACACCGGGCACGACGTCCCGACAGCTCTACCTGCCCGCCGGTGAGTGGTACGATTGGCATACCGACACGCGGTACGCCGGTGAGCAATTTGTGGTGATACCGGCACCGCTCGACCGCCTACCCCTCTTCGCCCGTGGCGGGGCCGTTATTCCACTCTGGCCGGATGCACCGGCTTCAACAATGGGCTACTACCCGGAAACCATCGAGTTACACCTCTTCATTCCAACGCACGATGGTGTCTACACCGCAGAGTTACACGAGGACGATGGGTTGACCCTGGCGTTTCAACAGGGTGCATATTACCGTACCCTGTTCCGGGTCGAACGCCGTGGTCAGGAACTCACGATCAGCGGTTCGACGCGCGGTGATGGTTTTGCTGAATGTGCCCGTACATCCTTCACCCTTGTCGTTCACGGGGCAACCCCGGCGATGGCGGTGGTGAATGGAACACCCCAGGCGTTCGTGAATGGCCGAACGACATTTACCAATCGCGGCGAAGCGTTTGTCGTCTCGTTCACGGTGTGA
- the coaE gene encoding dephospho-CoA kinase (Dephospho-CoA kinase (CoaE) performs the final step in coenzyme A biosynthesis.), with amino-acid sequence MKHPGIFLIGLTGGIACGKSTVLAMLAALGARTIDADRVTHRLQQPGTPVYQAIVAAFGPQILTAPGGAIDRRKLGNIVFNDQAALKRLESIVHPAVRTEIQRFLAEVANAGGYATRLRPVERPIVVIDAIKLIESGWADECDQVWVVTCPPEQQIERLMTTRGMSLAEAQARIAAQPPQESRFSRAHVIIDNSGSQARTRAQVEAAWQQALVASHGA; translated from the coding sequence ATGAAGCATCCCGGCATCTTTCTGATCGGTCTGACCGGCGGTATCGCCTGTGGCAAGAGCACTGTTCTGGCGATGCTGGCCGCCCTCGGCGCGCGCACTATTGATGCTGATCGGGTAACACACCGTCTGCAACAACCGGGGACACCGGTGTATCAGGCCATTGTCGCAGCGTTCGGCCCCCAGATTTTGACCGCACCCGGCGGTGCGATTGATCGCCGTAAGTTAGGGAACATCGTGTTTAACGACCAGGCGGCACTGAAGAGGTTAGAGTCGATCGTCCATCCGGCAGTACGCACCGAAATACAACGGTTTCTGGCCGAGGTCGCCAATGCGGGTGGGTATGCCACCCGCCTGCGACCTGTCGAACGTCCGATTGTGGTGATTGATGCAATCAAGCTCATCGAGTCGGGCTGGGCTGACGAGTGTGATCAGGTCTGGGTCGTCACCTGCCCGCCTGAACAACAGATTGAGCGCCTGATGACAACCCGGGGGATGTCGCTGGCTGAAGCGCAGGCCCGGATCGCCGCACAACCTCCGCAAGAGAGTCGCTTCAGCCGCGCCCATGTCATTATTGACAACAGCGGTTCGCAAGCGCGTACACGTGCTCAGGTTGAAGCGGCCTGGCAACAGGCTCTGGTCGCCAGTCACGGCGCGTAG
- a CDS encoding carboxypeptidase M32 — METRLQELRARLQEIDDLNSAAAVLGWDQSTYMPPGGAAARARQLATLSRLAHMKSTDPELGRLLAELMPYAEQLPYEHPDAALIRVAQRNYERMTRLPTDLVSEIAAHTAASYHAWTQARPANDFATMLPYLERTLELSRRVADCFPGYEHPADPLIDFSDYGMRASVIRDLFARLRAGLTPIIRAIVAQPPIDDSCLRQYYPRNDQLAFGEQIIRRFGYDFERGRQDLTHHPFATKFSVGDVRITTRINEHDLGDGLFSTLHESGHAMYEQGIEPAFEATPLCNGVSAGVHESQSRLWENLIGRSRPFWEHFYPELQQTFPQQLGNVPLDTFYRAINRVQPSLIRTDADEVTYNLHVMIRFDLELALLEGTLKLRDLPDAWNARYAEDLGVTVPDYRDGVLQDVHWFGGLIGGAFQGYTLGNILSAQFLAAARAAHPAIDDEIGRGEFATLHGWLRENIYRHGSVFTPTELIERAAGGPMQIEPYLTYLRTKYSAIYGIDLSS, encoded by the coding sequence ATGGAAACCCGTCTCCAAGAACTTCGTGCTCGCCTCCAGGAGATTGACGATCTGAACAGTGCTGCTGCTGTACTGGGTTGGGATCAGAGCACATATATGCCACCCGGTGGTGCAGCCGCCCGTGCCCGTCAGCTCGCGACCCTCTCGCGTCTGGCCCACATGAAGAGCACCGATCCCGAATTGGGCCGGTTACTGGCCGAATTGATGCCCTACGCCGAGCAATTGCCGTATGAACATCCTGATGCGGCCTTAATTCGGGTTGCCCAGCGCAACTACGAGCGCATGACTCGCCTGCCCACCGATCTGGTGAGCGAGATTGCCGCCCATACGGCGGCCAGCTATCACGCCTGGACCCAGGCCCGCCCGGCGAACGATTTTGCCACCATGCTGCCGTACCTCGAACGCACCCTCGAACTGAGTCGGAGGGTTGCCGATTGTTTTCCCGGCTACGAGCATCCGGCTGATCCGCTGATCGACTTTAGCGACTATGGCATGCGGGCGTCGGTGATTCGTGATCTGTTTGCCCGTCTGCGCGCCGGCCTGACCCCCATCATTCGGGCGATTGTTGCCCAGCCCCCCATCGATGATTCCTGTCTGCGCCAGTATTACCCGCGCAACGACCAGCTTGCGTTTGGTGAGCAGATTATTCGGCGCTTCGGCTACGATTTCGAGCGTGGGCGGCAGGATTTGACTCATCACCCCTTTGCCACCAAGTTCTCGGTCGGCGATGTCCGCATCACAACGCGCATCAACGAGCACGATCTGGGTGATGGTCTGTTTAGCACACTTCACGAATCAGGCCACGCGATGTACGAACAGGGGATCGAACCCGCCTTTGAAGCAACACCGCTCTGCAACGGTGTTTCGGCTGGCGTACACGAAAGCCAATCGCGGCTGTGGGAAAATCTGATCGGACGTTCACGTCCATTCTGGGAGCATTTCTACCCTGAACTTCAGCAGACCTTCCCGCAGCAATTGGGGAACGTACCGCTCGATACGTTCTACCGCGCAATCAATCGCGTGCAGCCATCCCTGATTCGCACCGATGCCGATGAAGTGACGTACAACCTGCACGTGATGATTCGGTTCGACCTGGAGCTGGCGTTGCTTGAAGGTACGCTGAAGCTGCGTGATCTGCCGGACGCCTGGAATGCGCGCTACGCTGAAGATTTGGGTGTAACCGTTCCCGATTATCGTGATGGCGTACTCCAGGATGTACACTGGTTCGGCGGGCTGATCGGTGGTGCCTTCCAGGGCTACACCCTGGGCAACATTCTCAGTGCTCAGTTCCTGGCCGCAGCACGTGCTGCCCATCCTGCCATCGATGACGAAATCGGTCGCGGCGAATTCGCAACCCTGCACGGCTGGCTCCGCGAAAACATCTATCGGCACGGCAGTGTCTTTACCCCTACCGAGCTGATTGAGCGCGCGGCTGGTGGGCCGATGCAGATTGAACCGTACCTGACATATCTGCGCACAAAATACTCGGCAATCTACGGCATCGATTTGTCATCGTAA
- a CDS encoding AAA family ATPase encodes MLTKLTIRNFKLFTDVEIELGERVIFIGPNNSGKTSALQALALWDIGVKRWLERRGGGTVPTKRPGVTISRQDLIAIPTPAANLLWRDLHVRESVRQDHKVATRNVLIEIGVEGVNDVPWECRLEFYYANEESFYCRPPLSDQEKVWMNVPENLKHLQIAYLPPMSGLAAREDRLEIGSIRVRLGEGRTAEVMRNLCWQVLQSNDGENKWQEICDSIRRLFGATLHKPKYIPERGEIVMDYSTRSGTTLDISSSGRGQQQTLLLLAHMAVHPGAILLLDEPDAHLEILRQRQIYTVLSDQAEKMGSQIIAASHSEVLLAEAADRDVVVAFVGKPHRINDRGTQVLKALREIGFDHYYLAEQTGWVLYLEGSTDLALLSAFAQRLNHQAQEYLARPFVHYVANQPRKALEHFYGLREAKPDLVGIAIYDRLEKQLSSDPSLRQHTWRKRELENYVCQRETLLAYALAEGERIAEPLFAQEWRYAMEQAINDVEQALRMLGKDPWSDDIKASDEFLTPLFQRFYAILQRPNLMSKTNFHVLAKHVPLPAIDAEIVQVLDAILEVAQRARPVE; translated from the coding sequence ATGCTAACAAAACTGACCATTCGTAATTTCAAACTCTTCACAGATGTTGAGATTGAACTGGGCGAACGAGTTATTTTCATTGGCCCAAACAACTCTGGCAAAACATCAGCATTACAGGCACTGGCGCTATGGGATATTGGCGTCAAACGCTGGCTGGAACGACGTGGCGGCGGTACCGTTCCAACCAAGCGCCCTGGAGTTACCATTAGCCGCCAGGATTTGATTGCCATTCCAACCCCGGCTGCGAATCTCCTCTGGCGTGATTTGCACGTTCGCGAAAGCGTAAGGCAAGACCATAAAGTAGCGACCCGCAATGTGCTGATTGAAATTGGTGTTGAAGGCGTCAATGACGTGCCCTGGGAATGTCGCCTGGAGTTTTACTACGCAAACGAAGAGTCATTTTACTGTCGGCCACCCCTGTCAGATCAGGAAAAGGTCTGGATGAACGTACCAGAGAATCTCAAACATCTTCAGATCGCCTACCTGCCACCAATGTCCGGCCTGGCTGCCCGCGAAGATCGGCTGGAAATAGGCTCCATTCGCGTCCGTTTGGGAGAGGGTCGCACCGCTGAAGTGATGCGTAACCTGTGCTGGCAGGTGTTGCAGAGTAACGATGGCGAGAACAAATGGCAGGAAATTTGCGATTCCATTCGTCGTTTGTTTGGTGCGACGCTGCATAAACCAAAATATATTCCTGAACGGGGCGAAATTGTGATGGACTATTCCACACGCTCAGGAACAACCCTGGACATTTCTTCCAGTGGTCGCGGACAGCAACAAACATTGCTCCTCCTGGCGCATATGGCTGTGCATCCGGGTGCTATCCTCCTGTTGGATGAGCCTGATGCACATCTTGAGATTTTGCGTCAACGGCAGATCTACACGGTGTTGTCAGACCAGGCAGAAAAGATGGGGAGTCAGATTATTGCCGCCAGTCATTCAGAAGTATTACTCGCCGAAGCAGCCGACCGCGATGTTGTGGTCGCCTTCGTCGGCAAACCACACCGCATCAATGACCGTGGTACGCAGGTGTTGAAAGCGCTCCGGGAAATCGGCTTCGATCACTATTACCTGGCCGAGCAGACTGGCTGGGTGCTGTATCTGGAAGGTTCGACCGACCTGGCCCTGTTGAGTGCATTTGCCCAACGCCTCAACCATCAGGCTCAGGAATATCTGGCCCGACCATTTGTACATTATGTTGCCAATCAGCCACGTAAAGCTCTTGAACATTTTTACGGCTTGCGTGAAGCAAAACCCGATCTGGTAGGGATTGCGATCTACGACCGTCTTGAGAAACAGTTGTCGTCAGACCCTTCGCTACGACAACACACCTGGCGGAAACGCGAGCTGGAGAATTATGTGTGTCAGCGTGAGACACTGCTGGCGTATGCGTTAGCCGAAGGTGAACGGATCGCGGAACCGCTCTTCGCTCAGGAATGGCGTTATGCCATGGAACAGGCGATCAATGATGTCGAACAGGCCCTTCGTATGTTAGGCAAAGACCCATGGTCTGACGACATTAAAGCCAGTGATGAGTTTCTCACACCACTATTCCAACGGTTTTACGCCATTCTTCAGCGGCCCAATCTAATGAGCAAGACCAATTTTCACGTTTTGGCGAAGCACGTTCCCCTGCCAGCAATCGATGCCGAAATTGTGCAGGTTCTTGACGCCATTCTGGAGGTTGCCCAACGCGCCCGGCCAGTCGAGTAG
- a CDS encoding methionine aminotransferase, which translates to MTLSLSAERVRQFGTTIFAEISALAVQCGAVNLGQGFPDFAGPEWVKQAAIEAITADANQYAPYIGVPRLREAIAATWQAQGWRTVDPVTEVTVTSGATEALFGAVQALVNPGDEVILFEPFYDAYLPDVTMAGGIPRFVRLHPPGDGHATWWFDPAELQAAFSPRTRLLMLNTPHNPTGKVFRRDELEQIADLCQTYDVIVISDEVYDQLVFAGATHIPIATLPGMWERTLTINSLGKTFSLTGWKIGYAVGPASLNAALRAAHQWITFATATPLQFAAAAALEGALHNGYYEQFRAEYTARYRLLEEILVSVGFPVLPTEGSYFLMADITPTGFHDDVTFCRYLTQEVGVAAIPPSAFYARQHDLPLLARFCFAKRPETLRAAQQRLLAWRQRS; encoded by the coding sequence ATGACACTATCACTCAGCGCCGAGCGGGTTCGTCAGTTTGGTACCACGATTTTTGCCGAAATCAGTGCGCTTGCCGTGCAATGTGGTGCCGTGAATCTGGGCCAGGGTTTTCCTGATTTCGCCGGGCCGGAATGGGTGAAGCAGGCTGCGATAGAGGCGATCACCGCCGATGCCAACCAGTATGCACCCTACATCGGTGTGCCGCGTCTGCGAGAGGCGATTGCGGCAACCTGGCAGGCCCAGGGCTGGCGGACAGTCGATCCGGTGACTGAAGTGACCGTCACCAGTGGCGCAACTGAGGCATTGTTCGGCGCAGTGCAGGCACTGGTAAATCCCGGCGATGAGGTTATCCTGTTCGAGCCGTTTTATGATGCGTATTTGCCCGATGTGACGATGGCCGGCGGTATTCCCCGTTTTGTCCGCCTCCATCCCCCCGGCGATGGTCATGCAACGTGGTGGTTCGATCCGGCAGAGTTGCAGGCCGCTTTCTCGCCGCGTACCCGTCTGCTGATGCTGAATACACCCCACAATCCAACCGGTAAGGTATTTCGCCGGGACGAGCTGGAGCAGATCGCCGATCTGTGCCAGACTTACGACGTGATCGTGATTTCTGATGAGGTATACGACCAACTGGTCTTTGCCGGCGCAACCCATATACCCATCGCGACGCTGCCAGGCATGTGGGAACGGACATTGACCATTAACAGTCTGGGCAAGACCTTCAGCCTCACCGGTTGGAAAATCGGGTACGCAGTTGGTCCAGCCAGCCTCAACGCCGCCCTGCGCGCCGCGCACCAGTGGATTACCTTTGCGACCGCGACTCCATTGCAATTTGCCGCCGCGGCTGCCCTGGAAGGAGCTTTGCATAACGGCTATTATGAACAGTTTCGCGCTGAATATACAGCTCGTTATCGTCTGCTGGAAGAGATTCTGGTCAGTGTCGGCTTTCCAGTCCTGCCAACCGAAGGCAGCTATTTCCTGATGGCCGACATTACCCCCACCGGCTTTCACGACGATGTCACGTTCTGTCGCTACCTGACGCAGGAGGTTGGCGTTGCTGCTATTCCCCCTTCTGCTTTTTACGCCCGGCAGCACGATTTGCCGCTGCTGGCCCGTTTCTGTTTTGCCAAGCGTCCTGAGACGCTGCGCGCCGCCCAACAACGGTTGTTGGCCTGGCGACAGCGCAGTTGA